The Mycobacterium paragordonae genome includes a region encoding these proteins:
- a CDS encoding acyl-CoA thioesterase, with protein sequence MSSMPAAPDGLTSADFPVLWPVLTRWADNDMFGHLNNAVYYQLFDTAINAWIATAAGVDPLTIPELGIVAESGCRYFAELAFPERLAVGLAVTRLGRSSVTYRLGVFRADPSDDSPRPIAALGHWVHVYVDRGSRRPVPIPDSIRSLLSSAVVN encoded by the coding sequence ATGAGCTCAATGCCAGCCGCCCCGGACGGCCTGACCAGCGCGGACTTCCCGGTGCTGTGGCCGGTGCTCACTCGCTGGGCCGACAACGACATGTTCGGCCACCTCAACAACGCGGTCTATTACCAGCTGTTCGACACCGCGATCAACGCCTGGATCGCCACCGCGGCCGGCGTCGATCCGCTCACCATTCCCGAGCTGGGCATCGTCGCGGAGTCGGGCTGCCGTTATTTCGCCGAGCTGGCCTTCCCGGAGCGGCTCGCCGTGGGTCTGGCCGTGACCCGGCTCGGCCGCAGCAGCGTCACCTATCGACTGGGCGTCTTCAGGGCGGATCCGTCCGATGACTCGCCCCGGCCGATCGCCGCGCTGGGCCACTGGGTGCATGTCTACGTCGACCGCGGCAGCCGCCGACCGGTGCCGATTCCCGACTCGATCCGGTCGTTGTTGTCGAGCGCCGTAGTGAATTGA
- a CDS encoding SRPBCC family protein, with amino-acid sequence MAVMSKTVEVDAEAGSIMGIVSDIERYPEWNEGVKGAWILARYDDGRPSQVRLDTNVNGFEGVYIHAVYYPGENQIQTVMQQGDLFTKQEQLFSVVATGANSLLTVDIDVEPSMPVPPPMVKMLLGNVLDQLAANVKQRAEQLAG; translated from the coding sequence ATGGCAGTTATGAGCAAGACAGTCGAGGTCGATGCCGAGGCCGGCTCCATCATGGGCATCGTTTCCGACATCGAGCGGTACCCGGAATGGAATGAAGGCGTCAAAGGCGCCTGGATCCTCGCCCGCTACGACGACGGCCGCCCCAGCCAGGTGCGCCTCGACACCAATGTCAATGGTTTCGAAGGCGTCTACATCCACGCCGTGTATTACCCGGGTGAGAACCAGATTCAGACCGTGATGCAGCAGGGAGACCTGTTCACCAAGCAGGAGCAGCTCTTCAGCGTGGTGGCCACCGGCGCCAACAGCCTGCTGACCGTCGACATCGACGTCGAGCCCAGCATGCCGGTGCCCCCGCCGATGGTGAAGATGTTGCTCGGCAACGTCCTCGACCAACTGGCCGCCAACGTCAAGCAGCGCGCCGAGCAACTGGCCGGCTAA
- a CDS encoding GntR family transcriptional regulator — MNAPLSAVGSEPRRRRPLRRAQLSDEVAGHLRTAIMSGTLRPGTFIRLDETAAQLGVSITPVREALLKLRGEGMVQLEPHRGHVVLPLTRQDIEDIFWLQSTIARELAATATERITERDIAELERINDLLATAVTGGDAEAIASLEFSFHRVFNQASGRIKLAWFLLNAARYMPAQLYAADPLWGESTVDNHRRLIAALRDRDAVTVIEHTVWQFTDAARRLTDTLDRTGIFGS; from the coding sequence GTGAATGCACCGTTATCGGCCGTAGGGTCCGAGCCTCGGAGGCGCCGCCCGCTGCGCCGGGCGCAACTGTCCGACGAAGTCGCCGGGCACCTGCGGACCGCGATCATGTCGGGCACGCTGCGCCCGGGCACGTTCATCCGTCTCGACGAGACCGCCGCCCAGCTCGGAGTCAGCATCACGCCGGTGCGCGAGGCCCTGTTGAAGCTGCGTGGCGAGGGCATGGTGCAGCTGGAGCCGCATCGCGGTCACGTGGTGCTCCCGTTGACCCGCCAGGACATCGAGGACATCTTCTGGCTGCAATCCACCATCGCCCGGGAGCTGGCCGCGACCGCGACCGAACGCATCACCGAACGCGACATCGCCGAGCTGGAACGCATCAACGATCTGCTGGCAACGGCCGTCACCGGGGGTGACGCCGAGGCGATCGCCTCACTGGAGTTCTCTTTCCACCGGGTGTTCAACCAGGCCAGCGGTCGGATCAAGCTGGCCTGGTTCCTGCTCAACGCCGCCCGCTATATGCCCGCGCAGCTGTACGCCGCCGACCCGCTGTGGGGCGAATCCACCGTGGACAACCACCGCCGGTTGATCGCCGCGTTGCGCGACCGCGACGCGGTCACCGTCATCGAGCACACGGTCTGGCAGTTCACCGACGCCGCCCGCCGCCTCACCGACACACTGGACCGGACGGGGATCTTCGGCTCTTAG
- the fadD5 gene encoding fatty-acid--CoA ligase FadD5 has product MTAQLAGHRTQAQTEALEQPYLARRQNWVNQLERHAMMQPDAAALRFLGRTLTWTELRRRVTALAGALSRRGVSAGDRVMVLMLNRPEFVESVLAANMLGAIAVPLNFRLTPAEIAFLVEDSGARVVVTEAVLAPVATDVRNIAPLLDTVVVAGDTADDSVVFYEDLMNEAGEAPAPVDIPNDSPALIMYTSGTTGRPKGAVLTHANLTGQTMTMLYTSGVDLNNDVGFIGVPLFHIAGIGNILSGMLLGLPTVIYPLGAFEPGQLLDVLEAERVTGIFLVPAQWQAVCAEQQARPRDLRLRVMSWGAAPAPDVLLRKMSEIFPGTQILAAFGQTEMSPVTCMLLGDDAIRKRGSVGRVIPTVAARVVDDDMNDVPVGEVGEIVYRAPTLMSGYWNNPEATAEAFAGGWFHSGDLVRMDADGYVWVVDRKKDMIISGGENIYCAEVENVLAGHERIVEVAVIGRVDARWGEVPVAVAAVTEGHLRIEELDEYLTERLARYKHPKALEIVEALPRNPAGKVLKTELRLRYGVGDDSGSRSATTKSATGEES; this is encoded by the coding sequence TTGACCGCCCAACTGGCCGGCCACCGGACGCAGGCCCAAACCGAAGCGCTCGAGCAGCCGTATCTTGCTCGCCGCCAGAACTGGGTGAACCAGCTCGAGCGGCACGCGATGATGCAGCCGGACGCGGCGGCGCTGAGGTTCCTGGGCCGCACGCTGACGTGGACGGAGCTGCGGCGCCGGGTGACGGCGCTGGCCGGCGCACTGAGCCGCCGCGGCGTCAGCGCCGGCGACCGGGTCATGGTGTTGATGCTGAACCGCCCCGAGTTCGTCGAGTCGGTGCTGGCCGCCAACATGTTGGGGGCGATCGCAGTCCCGCTGAACTTCCGGCTGACCCCTGCTGAGATCGCGTTCCTGGTCGAGGACAGCGGAGCCCGGGTGGTCGTCACCGAAGCGGTCCTCGCGCCAGTGGCGACCGACGTCCGGAACATCGCTCCACTGCTGGACACGGTGGTGGTGGCGGGGGACACCGCCGATGACAGCGTCGTCTTCTATGAAGACCTTATGAATGAGGCGGGCGAGGCGCCCGCCCCGGTTGACATCCCGAACGACTCTCCGGCGCTGATCATGTACACGTCGGGAACCACCGGGCGGCCCAAGGGCGCGGTGCTGACCCACGCGAACCTGACCGGTCAGACCATGACCATGCTGTACACCAGCGGTGTCGACCTCAACAACGACGTCGGCTTCATCGGCGTCCCGTTGTTCCACATCGCCGGCATCGGCAACATCCTCTCCGGGATGCTGCTCGGCCTCCCGACCGTGATCTACCCGCTCGGTGCGTTCGAGCCCGGGCAGTTGCTCGACGTGCTGGAGGCCGAGAGGGTCACCGGCATCTTCCTGGTCCCCGCACAGTGGCAGGCGGTGTGCGCGGAGCAGCAGGCAAGGCCGCGCGACCTGCGGTTGCGGGTGATGTCCTGGGGTGCCGCGCCGGCGCCAGATGTGTTGCTGCGAAAGATGTCCGAGATATTTCCGGGCACCCAGATCCTGGCCGCGTTCGGCCAGACCGAGATGTCGCCGGTGACGTGCATGCTGCTCGGCGACGACGCCATCCGCAAGCGGGGCTCGGTCGGCCGGGTGATCCCGACGGTCGCCGCCCGGGTCGTCGACGACGACATGAATGACGTGCCGGTCGGCGAGGTGGGCGAAATCGTGTACCGCGCACCGACATTGATGAGTGGGTACTGGAACAACCCGGAGGCCACCGCGGAGGCGTTCGCCGGCGGCTGGTTCCATTCCGGTGACCTGGTCCGGATGGACGCCGACGGCTACGTGTGGGTCGTCGACCGCAAGAAGGACATGATCATCTCCGGCGGCGAGAACATCTACTGCGCCGAGGTCGAGAACGTTCTGGCCGGACACGAGCGCATCGTCGAGGTCGCGGTGATCGGCCGGGTCGACGCGCGATGGGGCGAGGTTCCGGTTGCGGTCGCCGCTGTAACGGAAGGCCACCTCCGCATCGAAGAGCTAGATGAGTACCTGACCGAACGGCTTGCGCGGTACAAGCACCCCAAGGCGCTCGAGATCGTCGAGGCCCTGCCGCGCAACCCCGCCGGGAAGGTGCTCAAGACTGAACTGCGTTTGCGCTACGGTGTCGGCGACGACTCCGGAAGTCGTTCTGCCACAACGAAATCTGCCACCGGAGAGGAAAGCTGA
- a CDS encoding MlaE family ABC transporter permease: protein MTTSTRPHLVGYLRDQLQTPLTMIGGFFRMCVLTGRALFRRPFQWRELILQCWFIMRVALLPTIMVSIPLTVLLIFTLNVLLAQFGAADLSGAGAAIGAVTQLGPLTTVLVVAGAGSTAICADLGARTIREEIDAMEVLGIDPIHRLVVPRVIAATVVATLLNALVITVGLVGGYLFGVYLQNVSGGAYLATLTTITGLPEVIIAMIKAATFGLIAGLVGCYRGLTVRGGSKGLGTAVNETVVLCVVALYAVNVILTTIGVRFGTGH from the coding sequence GTGACGACATCCACTCGACCGCACCTGGTCGGATACCTGCGCGATCAGCTCCAGACGCCGCTGACGATGATCGGCGGGTTCTTCCGGATGTGTGTGTTGACCGGAAGGGCTTTGTTCCGCCGGCCGTTTCAGTGGCGCGAGCTGATCCTGCAGTGCTGGTTCATCATGCGGGTGGCGTTGCTGCCGACGATCATGGTGTCGATCCCGCTGACGGTGTTGCTGATCTTCACCCTCAATGTGCTGCTGGCTCAGTTCGGCGCCGCGGACCTCTCGGGTGCGGGCGCGGCGATCGGCGCGGTCACCCAGCTGGGTCCGTTGACGACGGTGCTGGTGGTGGCCGGCGCCGGGTCGACGGCGATCTGCGCTGACCTGGGTGCGCGGACCATCCGCGAAGAGATCGACGCGATGGAGGTCCTCGGCATCGACCCGATCCACCGCCTGGTGGTGCCCCGGGTGATCGCCGCGACCGTGGTCGCGACGCTGCTCAACGCCCTGGTGATCACGGTGGGGCTGGTCGGTGGCTACCTGTTCGGGGTGTACCTGCAGAACGTCTCCGGTGGGGCTTATCTGGCGACGCTGACCACGATCACCGGTCTGCCCGAGGTCATCATCGCCATGATCAAGGCGGCGACGTTCGGCTTGATCGCAGGTCTGGTGGGGTGTTACCGCGGGTTGACCGTGCGCGGGGGCTCCAAGGGCCTGGGCACGGCGGTCAACGAGACCGTGGTGTTGTGCGTGGTGGCCCTGTATGCGGTGAACGTCATCTTGACCACGATCGGCGTTCGATTCGGGACGGGGCACTAA
- a CDS encoding MlaE family ABC transporter permease: MSTAAVVRQRFPKAAANVNRYAGAVTRGLDETGQLAWFFLTSLGQIPHALHYYRKETLRLVAQIGMGTGAMAVVGGTAAIVGFVTLSGSSLVAIQGFASLGNIGVEAFTGFFSALINVRIAGPVVTGIALAATVGAGATAELGAMRISEEIDALEVMGIKSVSYLTSTRIVAGLVVIIPLYALAMIMSFLSPQIVTTALYGQSTGTYEHYFRTFLRPDDVFWSFLEAIIIAAIVMVTHCYYGYNAGGGPVGVGEAVGRSMRFSLVSVQVVVLSAALALYGVNPNFALTV, translated from the coding sequence ATGTCGACAGCAGCAGTAGTCCGCCAGCGGTTCCCGAAGGCGGCGGCCAACGTCAACCGGTATGCGGGGGCGGTGACCCGGGGGCTGGACGAGACCGGGCAGCTGGCCTGGTTCTTTCTGACCAGCCTGGGCCAGATTCCGCACGCGCTGCACTACTACCGCAAGGAGACCCTGCGGCTGGTCGCGCAGATCGGGATGGGCACTGGCGCGATGGCTGTGGTCGGCGGTACGGCCGCGATCGTCGGCTTCGTCACCCTGTCCGGTAGCTCGCTGGTGGCCATCCAGGGGTTCGCCTCCCTGGGCAACATCGGTGTCGAGGCGTTCACCGGGTTCTTCTCGGCGCTGATCAACGTGCGTATCGCCGGTCCGGTGGTCACCGGGATCGCGCTGGCGGCCACGGTCGGCGCCGGAGCGACCGCGGAGCTGGGTGCGATGCGGATCAGCGAGGAGATCGACGCCCTGGAGGTGATGGGCATCAAGTCGGTGTCGTATCTGACCTCCACGCGCATCGTGGCCGGCCTGGTGGTGATCATCCCGCTGTATGCGCTGGCGATGATCATGTCGTTCCTGTCACCGCAGATCGTCACCACGGCGCTGTACGGGCAGTCCACTGGCACCTACGAGCATTACTTCCGGACCTTCCTGAGACCCGACGACGTGTTCTGGTCGTTTCTGGAGGCCATCATCATCGCGGCGATCGTGATGGTGACCCACTGCTACTACGGCTACAACGCCGGCGGCGGCCCCGTCGGCGTCGGTGAGGCGGTCGGCCGGTCCATGCGGTTCTCGCTGGTCTCGGTCCAGGTCGTCGTCCTGTCCGCCGCGTTGGCGCTCTACGGCGTCAACCCCAACTTCGCATTGACGGTGTAG
- a CDS encoding MCE family protein, which translates to MTSPGKVNKVKHPPYKLIGISSFVVLLLVFSVVYLQFRGDFTKKTELTMYSDRAGLVMDPGSKVTYNGVQIGRVGKIQEISRDGRPAAKFTLEIYPEYLGSDGVVPENVDAQIKATTVFGGKYVSLTTPKDDKGNITSRGHLGPKSVINASGVTTEINTLFQTLTSISEKVDPVKLNLTLSAAAQSLTGLGDRFGQSIVNGNAILDDVNPQMPQARRDIQQLAALGDVYADAAPDLIDFLNNSVPTARTINAQQKDLDQALLAAAGFGNTGADIFERGGPYLARGAADLVPTAQLLDTYSPELYCTLHNYHDIEPKAYQFLGGNGYSLNSHTQILSALGLMLNPVSLVPLLLSQVGGLAAGVIGGAPNPYTYPENLPRVNAHGGPGGAPGCWQQITRQLWPAPELVMDTGNSLAPYNHLEVGSPFVNEYVWGRQVGDNTINP; encoded by the coding sequence ATGACGAGTCCGGGAAAGGTCAACAAGGTCAAGCACCCGCCGTACAAGCTGATCGGCATCTCTTCCTTCGTTGTCCTGTTGCTGGTGTTTTCGGTGGTCTACCTGCAGTTCCGCGGTGATTTCACGAAGAAGACCGAACTGACCATGTACAGCGACCGGGCCGGCCTGGTCATGGACCCGGGCTCGAAGGTCACCTACAACGGCGTGCAGATCGGCCGTGTCGGCAAGATCCAGGAGATCAGCCGCGACGGTCGGCCGGCCGCAAAGTTCACCTTGGAGATCTACCCGGAGTACCTCGGCTCCGACGGCGTGGTGCCGGAGAACGTCGACGCCCAGATCAAGGCGACGACGGTGTTCGGCGGCAAGTACGTGTCACTGACCACCCCGAAGGATGACAAGGGCAACATCACCTCCCGCGGACACCTGGGGCCCAAGAGCGTCATCAACGCCTCCGGCGTGACGACCGAAATCAACACGCTGTTCCAGACTTTGACCTCGATCTCGGAGAAGGTCGACCCGGTCAAGCTGAACCTGACACTCAGCGCCGCCGCGCAGTCCCTGACCGGACTGGGTGACCGGTTCGGCCAGTCGATCGTGAACGGCAACGCGATCCTCGACGACGTCAACCCGCAGATGCCGCAGGCCCGACGGGACATCCAGCAGCTGGCCGCGCTCGGCGACGTCTACGCGGATGCGGCGCCGGATCTGATCGACTTCCTGAACAACTCGGTGCCGACAGCCCGCACCATCAACGCCCAGCAGAAGGACCTGGACCAGGCGCTGCTGGCCGCGGCCGGATTCGGCAACACCGGCGCGGACATCTTCGAGCGGGGCGGTCCGTACCTGGCCCGCGGCGCCGCCGACCTGGTGCCCACTGCCCAGCTACTCGACACCTACAGCCCGGAGCTGTACTGCACGCTGCACAACTACCACGACATCGAGCCCAAGGCCTACCAGTTCCTGGGCGGCAACGGCTACTCGCTGAACAGCCACACCCAGATCCTCTCCGCCCTGGGCCTGATGCTGAACCCGGTGTCGCTGGTTCCCCTGCTGCTCTCGCAGGTCGGCGGGCTGGCAGCCGGAGTGATCGGCGGCGCGCCGAACCCCTACACCTACCCGGAGAACCTGCCGCGGGTGAACGCCCACGGTGGACCGGGCGGGGCGCCCGGTTGCTGGCAGCAGATCACGCGGCAACTGTGGCCGGCGCCGGAACTGGTGATGGACACCGGCAACAGCCTTGCGCCTTATAACCACTTGGAGGTCGGGTCGCCCTTTGTGAACGAGTACGTCTGGGGCCGTCAGGTAGGGGATAACACGATCAACCCATGA
- a CDS encoding virulence factor Mce family protein, with the protein MKITGTLVKLSAFALVLLMFSIMIIIVFGQIRFDRTNSYSAEFSNISGLRAGQFVRASGVEIGKVSDVQLVDGGKRVRVNFNVDRSIPLYQSTTASIRYLDLIGNRYLELKRGEGDGQDKVMQPGGFIPLARTTPALDLDALIGGFKPIFRALNPDKVNTIASALITVFQGQGGTINDILQQTAQVTSQLGERDQAIGEVVTNLNKVLDTTVRHRKDFDQTVNNLEVLITGLKDHGDSLAGGTANISNAAGTVADLLSEDRALLHKAINYLDTVQQPLIDQREQLNDFLHKVPSALNSIGRAIGSYGDFVNFYSCDISLRINGLQAGGPVRTVRLFHQPTGRCAPQ; encoded by the coding sequence ATGAAAATCACCGGTACGCTCGTCAAACTCAGCGCCTTCGCTCTGGTGCTGCTGATGTTCAGCATCATGATCATCATCGTGTTCGGTCAGATCCGATTCGACCGGACCAACTCCTACTCCGCCGAGTTCAGCAACATCAGCGGGTTGCGGGCCGGCCAGTTCGTGCGCGCTTCCGGCGTGGAGATCGGCAAGGTCAGCGATGTCCAGCTGGTCGACGGCGGCAAGCGGGTGCGGGTCAACTTCAACGTCGACCGCTCGATTCCGCTGTACCAATCGACGACCGCGTCGATCCGCTATCTCGACCTGATCGGCAACCGCTACCTCGAGCTCAAGCGCGGTGAGGGCGACGGCCAGGACAAGGTCATGCAGCCCGGCGGGTTCATCCCGCTCGCACGCACCACGCCGGCGCTTGACCTCGATGCGCTGATCGGTGGTTTCAAGCCGATCTTCCGGGCGCTGAACCCGGACAAGGTCAACACCATCGCGTCTGCGCTGATCACCGTGTTCCAGGGCCAGGGGGGCACGATCAACGACATCCTGCAGCAGACCGCGCAGGTCACCTCGCAGTTGGGCGAGCGGGACCAGGCGATCGGCGAAGTGGTGACGAACCTGAACAAGGTGCTGGACACCACCGTTCGGCACCGCAAGGACTTCGACCAGACAGTCAACAACCTGGAGGTGCTCATCACCGGGTTGAAGGACCACGGCGATTCCCTGGCCGGCGGGACCGCGAACATCAGCAACGCCGCCGGCACGGTGGCCGACCTGCTGAGCGAGGACCGGGCGCTGCTGCACAAGGCGATCAACTACCTCGACACCGTCCAACAGCCGTTGATCGATCAGCGTGAACAGCTCAACGACTTCCTGCACAAGGTGCCCAGCGCGCTGAACTCCATCGGGCGCGCCATCGGCTCCTACGGCGACTTCGTGAACTTCTACTCCTGCGACATCAGCCTCCGGATCAACGGTCTGCAGGCTGGTGGGCCGGTTCGCACCGTCCGCCTCTTCCACCAGCCGACCGGGAGGTGCGCGCCGCAATGA